A region from the Aquimarina sp. ERC-38 genome encodes:
- a CDS encoding tetratricopeptide repeat protein — MKTKIIFAAAISWMIGANAVQAQASDCATKASIAYEHAKVKNYEAAEKPLMEIRKECPTHSLATYQYLIKVLEAKYKKAATDTEKLGIANELINVWKERYQYFPAKTESGDLHSEIGQIMYDNKIGSKEEEYEEFLIGWKEDKDHFNNPKSVYTFFSLLVDLQAEGKKDIQEVFSLYDEVIEKIEKEENEKAKVVSELTEKEESGVALSSKEKKNLSRYGKILTNYSKVKGGVNQKLGELADCKNLIPLYQGQFESKKSDVSWLKGAAGRMSAKECTDDPLFFKLVEALNTAEPSAKTTYYLGLLAMKDKSTSKALEYFNKSAELETKASDKAKVYFKIAELIRKQGSYGKAKGYYNKALNYKPSMGVAYLRIAAMMAASANNCGTDVFSKRAVYWLAENYANKAGKVDPGLAKTASATAANYRAKAPSKTDIFNNPEKKSVTIGCWIGETVRVPSL, encoded by the coding sequence ATGAAAACCAAAATTATATTTGCTGCAGCGATAAGTTGGATGATAGGGGCAAATGCAGTTCAGGCTCAGGCATCAGATTGTGCTACTAAGGCATCTATCGCTTATGAGCATGCCAAAGTCAAAAATTATGAAGCGGCCGAAAAACCTCTAATGGAAATCAGAAAAGAGTGTCCCACCCATAGTTTAGCAACCTATCAATATTTGATAAAAGTACTAGAAGCAAAATATAAGAAAGCTGCTACGGATACGGAAAAGCTGGGTATTGCAAATGAATTAATTAACGTTTGGAAAGAGCGTTATCAGTATTTTCCGGCTAAAACCGAATCAGGTGATTTACATTCTGAGATCGGTCAGATCATGTACGATAATAAAATAGGAAGTAAAGAAGAAGAGTACGAAGAGTTCTTAATCGGATGGAAAGAAGATAAAGACCATTTTAATAACCCCAAAAGTGTATATACGTTCTTCTCCCTACTAGTAGACCTGCAAGCCGAAGGTAAAAAAGATATCCAGGAAGTATTTTCTTTATATGACGAAGTAATTGAAAAAATTGAAAAAGAAGAAAATGAAAAGGCAAAAGTAGTTTCTGAACTAACGGAAAAAGAAGAATCAGGGGTTGCACTATCGAGTAAAGAAAAAAAGAACTTATCCCGATATGGAAAAATCCTAACCAATTACAGTAAAGTAAAAGGTGGGGTAAACCAGAAGTTAGGAGAACTGGCAGATTGTAAAAACTTGATTCCGTTGTACCAGGGGCAGTTTGAATCTAAGAAGAGTGATGTAAGCTGGTTAAAAGGAGCTGCCGGACGTATGTCAGCCAAAGAATGTACGGACGATCCATTATTCTTTAAGTTAGTAGAAGCTTTAAACACCGCAGAACCATCGGCAAAAACTACCTATTATTTAGGATTACTTGCTATGAAAGATAAAAGTACTTCTAAAGCCTTAGAATATTTCAATAAATCAGCCGAATTAGAAACAAAGGCCAGTGATAAAGCCAAAGTATATTTTAAGATAGCAGAACTCATTAGAAAACAAGGTAGCTACGGTAAAGCAAAAGGCTATTATAACAAAGCTTTAAATTACAAACCTTCTATGGGGGTAGCTTACTTACGGATTGCCGCGATGATGGCAGCAAGTGCTAACAATTGTGGTACGGATGTTTTTAGTAAAAGAGCAGTATACTGGTTAGCTGAAAATTATGCAAATAAAGCAGGTAAGGTAGATCCGGGATTAGCAAAAACAGCAAGTGCAACGGCAGCTAATTACAGGGCTAAGGCACCTTCTAAAACAGATATCTTTAACAATCCTGAAAAAAAATCAGTCACTATAGGTTGTTGGATTGGAGAAACCGTTAGAGTACCTTCTTTATAA
- a CDS encoding discoidin domain-containing protein: MKNFQKKPLKTILLLFLLINTFDTYSKEIIAKSLKYKDVKKAVKLAVPGDVVKLPSGTENWYYGQGITVPGGISIKGSGKDQTLLKRAQASQVPFIIFDGSNNKASELSDITFIGGYFYKDKEYGRLSRGIDFVKGCTSFKVYNCRFENFANYAITVNDRIGEKSVQKGVIFNNEFIDNYHSNVQNYGYGIVVNGNGTWTNLELGTKNAVFIEDNYFSGNRHHVASNNGSKYVFRYNDVKHTNKVRNFSMADAHGKSSSPIGSRSYEIYNNKFYTESNMESKARTAIGIRGGDGVIFNNTSSTSIYRTIELWTEGFSCGTYPGINQIRSLYIWNNDKNDHLKFTNDGVANNCEASVKKGRDYFLFKKPEYIPFVYPHPLRKKTLPKPIDDDKDNKMNIALFKPTEASNTFQQNYSMNAVDNNVDFNNRWASNSFSDWWIVDLKDTYDLSAVTIINYYGDDRYYNFVIESSFDKQTWRQIAQKTNKERATKEGVTFKLTNKTGRYIRVRIYYSSVKTDVHLVEFRAFGNKTTNKSADNSYNTEELKLSSPIEEQQMIVFPNPANKNQDITITLNDIFRRMNILYIYDLYGQLILEKKFKKELGTPNLKIETSTLRVGYYNVVLKSGKKLLNKRILIH; the protein is encoded by the coding sequence ATGAAAAATTTTCAAAAAAAACCACTTAAAACTATTCTATTACTATTTTTACTTATCAACACTTTTGACACCTACTCTAAAGAAATAATAGCTAAATCTCTTAAATATAAGGATGTGAAGAAAGCAGTCAAACTAGCAGTACCAGGAGATGTTGTCAAATTACCAAGTGGTACCGAAAATTGGTATTACGGACAAGGAATTACAGTTCCAGGTGGTATTAGTATTAAAGGAAGTGGTAAAGATCAAACCCTTTTAAAACGAGCACAGGCTTCACAAGTTCCCTTTATTATTTTTGATGGTTCTAACAATAAAGCCAGTGAGTTAAGTGACATAACATTTATCGGAGGATACTTTTATAAAGATAAAGAATACGGACGATTAAGTAGAGGCATTGACTTTGTTAAAGGTTGCACCAGTTTTAAAGTTTATAATTGTCGTTTTGAAAACTTTGCTAATTACGCAATTACAGTTAATGACCGTATAGGAGAGAAGAGTGTCCAGAAAGGAGTTATTTTCAACAATGAATTTATTGACAATTATCATTCGAATGTGCAAAATTATGGATATGGTATTGTTGTGAATGGAAATGGCACCTGGACTAATCTGGAATTAGGCACAAAAAATGCGGTTTTTATCGAAGACAACTATTTTTCCGGAAATCGTCATCATGTTGCTTCTAATAACGGTTCGAAATATGTTTTCAGATATAATGATGTAAAGCATACCAATAAGGTTAGGAATTTTTCGATGGCTGATGCCCATGGAAAATCATCCTCTCCAATAGGTTCAAGGAGTTACGAAATTTATAATAATAAATTCTACACCGAATCCAACATGGAGTCAAAAGCCCGCACAGCTATCGGAATACGAGGAGGGGATGGAGTTATTTTTAACAATACCTCATCTACCTCAATTTACAGAACTATCGAATTATGGACAGAAGGATTTTCATGTGGTACTTATCCTGGAATAAATCAAATCAGATCTTTATATATCTGGAATAACGATAAGAACGATCATCTAAAATTTACAAATGATGGAGTAGCTAATAATTGTGAAGCTTCCGTCAAGAAAGGAAGGGATTATTTTCTATTTAAGAAACCAGAGTACATACCGTTTGTATATCCTCACCCTCTTCGTAAGAAAACTTTACCAAAACCAATCGATGACGATAAAGATAATAAAATGAATATAGCTTTGTTTAAACCTACTGAGGCCTCTAACACTTTTCAGCAAAATTATAGTATGAACGCGGTAGACAATAACGTTGACTTTAATAACAGATGGGCAAGTAATTCCTTTTCTGATTGGTGGATAGTTGACCTAAAGGATACCTATGATTTATCTGCTGTTACCATTATAAATTACTACGGAGATGACAGGTACTATAATTTTGTAATTGAAAGCTCTTTTGACAAACAAACCTGGAGACAAATTGCTCAAAAAACCAATAAAGAGAGAGCTACTAAAGAAGGTGTTACCTTTAAACTTACCAATAAAACGGGACGTTATATCAGGGTTCGTATTTACTATAGTTCTGTAAAAACCGATGTACATTTAGTTGAATTTAGAGCTTTTGGAAATAAAACAACCAATAAATCTGCTGATAATTCTTACAATACTGAAGAACTGAAGCTATCTTCACCAATTGAAGAACAACAGATGATAGTTTTTCCTAACCCGGCAAATAAGAATCAAGATATTACAATAACTTTAAATGACATTTTTCGTAGAATGAATATCTTATATATTTACGATTTATACGGACAATTAATACTTGAAAAAAAATTTAAAAAAGAGTTAGGAACACCTAATTTAAAAATTGAAACTTCTACCTTAAGAGTTGGATACTATAATGTAGTACTAAAATCCGGTAAGAAATTACTTAATAAAAGGATTTTAATACATTAA
- a CDS encoding GumC family protein, translating into MKENYYVVDENENNNSFNIKEVINKYLHYWPWFAGSLLIAIVIAFLYFRYAPTVYATEAKIKIIDDSNELDIANEALSILGGGSNINLDNEIEVLQSYKLLEQVVSSLNLDIRYYEVGNIKTRRIFKPPFKVVKLFPDKKLKKSITYKIDLAVETPVISNSEGIKEVIHKSILTSSKFSYPVQIQIEKDFELEDFNSSVFEVKIITKKEAVLNLLKDLKVKPTTKNSEVLSISLQSDSPELSEAVLDEIIVKFDQDGILDRQLVSKRTIDFIDERFGYLTDELDSIESGKKDFKQSNNLSYIEADAGLTMQKKSETEREVFALETQVALSDLLKKNLSKDNTIGLLPADIGLESNSINNLVSEYNVIALQREKLNASAGSNNPTVKVLTDQLERFKRNIITTVDSYQDQLEVSLNQLKRENYRAGSVFSKLPEKEKMLRAIERQQSIKENLFLLLLQKREEAAITYAVTAPSIKVVDYGLTGKKPISPKKPIILIASVFLGLAIPFIILFLRFSLDTKVENKTDLEKLALGIPILAEIPSLENPDSFFTTNERSVKAESFRILGSNVNYLLPKKVENKGSVIYVTSSIKGEGKTLIALNLSIAISSLKKNVLLVGADLRNPQLHNYFQIDKNVLGLSNYLHNTNIKWNNCIQNIVKDNNYLDICFSGPIPPNATQLLASERYGSFLELAKDNYDFVIIDTAPLALVADTLLISDFANITLCITRAAFTDKQLIKFSKGLSEDNKLKNMAYILNDVKFKKRGGYNYGYEYGYGALHSNKK; encoded by the coding sequence ATGAAAGAGAATTATTACGTAGTTGATGAAAATGAGAATAATAATTCTTTTAATATTAAAGAAGTTATTAATAAATACCTGCATTATTGGCCTTGGTTTGCCGGTTCGCTTTTAATTGCGATTGTGATTGCTTTTCTTTACTTTAGATATGCTCCAACGGTATATGCAACTGAAGCCAAAATTAAGATTATTGACGATAGTAATGAGTTGGATATTGCGAATGAAGCACTATCAATTCTAGGTGGAGGATCAAATATTAATTTGGATAATGAGATTGAAGTTTTACAATCCTATAAGTTACTTGAACAGGTAGTATCATCCCTCAATTTAGATATTAGGTATTACGAAGTAGGTAATATAAAAACAAGAAGAATTTTTAAACCACCCTTTAAGGTAGTAAAATTATTTCCTGATAAAAAACTAAAAAAAAGCATTACATATAAAATAGATTTGGCAGTAGAAACCCCTGTTATTAGTAATAGTGAAGGTATTAAAGAAGTAATTCACAAGTCTATTCTTACAAGTAGTAAGTTTTCCTATCCCGTGCAGATTCAAATAGAAAAGGATTTTGAACTTGAAGATTTTAATAGTTCGGTCTTTGAAGTTAAGATAATTACTAAAAAAGAAGCTGTATTAAACCTTCTAAAAGATTTAAAGGTAAAACCCACAACAAAAAATAGTGAGGTGCTTTCTATTAGTTTACAGAGTGACAGCCCCGAACTTTCTGAAGCAGTTTTGGATGAAATTATAGTGAAATTTGATCAGGATGGTATTTTAGATCGTCAGCTAGTTTCTAAGCGTACCATAGATTTTATAGACGAACGTTTTGGTTATTTAACCGATGAATTGGATTCTATTGAATCAGGTAAAAAGGATTTTAAACAATCAAATAATCTTTCTTATATAGAGGCAGATGCTGGGTTGACTATGCAAAAGAAGTCCGAAACAGAAAGAGAAGTCTTTGCTCTAGAGACACAAGTAGCACTTTCTGATTTATTAAAGAAAAATTTAAGTAAGGATAATACTATAGGATTACTTCCTGCTGATATAGGTTTGGAGAGTAATAGTATTAATAATCTGGTGTCAGAATATAATGTAATCGCTTTACAAAGAGAAAAATTAAATGCGAGTGCTGGAAGTAATAATCCTACAGTTAAGGTATTGACTGATCAGCTTGAACGGTTTAAAAGAAACATTATCACTACTGTAGATTCTTATCAGGATCAGCTTGAGGTTTCACTCAATCAATTAAAAAGAGAAAATTATCGTGCGGGTAGTGTATTCTCTAAATTACCTGAGAAAGAAAAAATGCTTCGAGCTATAGAGAGACAACAAAGTATTAAAGAAAATTTATTTTTATTATTACTTCAAAAAAGAGAGGAAGCAGCAATAACTTATGCAGTGACCGCTCCATCAATCAAAGTGGTAGATTATGGTCTTACTGGTAAAAAACCAATATCGCCTAAGAAGCCTATTATATTAATTGCTTCTGTGTTTTTAGGTCTTGCTATTCCTTTTATTATTTTATTCCTTAGATTTTCATTAGATACTAAAGTCGAAAATAAAACAGATCTTGAAAAATTAGCTCTGGGGATTCCGATTTTAGCAGAAATTCCTTCACTAGAAAACCCAGATAGTTTTTTTACTACGAATGAAAGATCAGTAAAAGCAGAATCCTTCCGTATTTTAGGGAGTAATGTTAATTATTTGCTTCCAAAAAAAGTTGAGAATAAGGGCAGTGTAATTTATGTAACATCCTCGATAAAAGGAGAAGGTAAAACATTAATTGCACTTAATTTATCCATAGCAATTTCTAGTTTAAAAAAGAATGTATTACTAGTCGGTGCAGATCTTCGGAATCCGCAGTTACATAATTATTTTCAGATTGATAAGAATGTATTAGGTTTATCTAATTATTTACACAACACAAATATAAAATGGAATAATTGCATTCAGAATATAGTGAAAGATAATAATTATCTAGATATATGTTTTAGTGGGCCAATTCCTCCAAACGCTACTCAATTACTGGCAAGTGAACGTTACGGCAGTTTTCTGGAATTAGCTAAGGATAATTATGATTTTGTAATTATAGATACTGCCCCTCTAGCGTTAGTTGCAGATACTTTATTAATTTCTGATTTTGCAAATATCACTTTATGTATAACCCGTGCTGCTTTTACCGATAAGCAGTTAATTAAATTTTCCAAAGGCTTAAGCGAGGATAATAAGCTCAAAAATATGGCCTATATTCTAAATGATGTTAAATTTAAAAAACGTGGAGGCTATAATTATGGTTACGAATATGGTTATGGTGCTTTACATTCAAACAAGAAATAA
- a CDS encoding T9SS type A sorting domain-containing protein, whose translation MKKITSLFKVSLLCTFILFSYSTFSQEISLTSLDQLEDPANSGKTILVNKSFNLFGKTLNIAPGIIIKPAGGIFKNGTIAGSDFTISTDKTNRTFTNTIIFKNLYKKTFFPEWYGARGDGSTDDSEALLNTFKTSEKVELRRYRTYFLGTPVLIDRLGIIHIEGNNAKIITAGFANSPALQFDNLFSKVSIENLEIDGEENSAGGIWVSSSFNGNNLKLSNFYNEIDAAYGIHFEIKFKPVDILLENSNINNIKAKNNNEIGDGPGTARAVRVYWRTSSPNSNVSIKDNKLTNVIAEDGDVIQIAQNNHQYINSTTTVISGNYIANATRRWIKATASNVKIISNTFRNFEEGDINTAPARDRTYMVAFQIFEAKKVDLSKEGDYVLGALFENNNVLMDSNWDFGNGGVLGLDRTNGAIIQKNTFTNGRIVCKSFNQNAKITKNKLTNSNFDFVTVKDEADREIVSHIFNNFRIIENQQGIMDSRKITRKVKSIIGFSRKSIIEDMLVEDNTITVYDQVIDDDNIAFMVLDDGSTTNKLQLINNTLDKKSVNNLATQPTFFQSKNNLGTNTLFDSNKLITEANRTDVGINLIAVKAPFPFTFRNNTIEVKPKDSDDSSIFLEMCPNGKCPVTKASDPTLSNSISNNVVVFPNPVTNLLQIQNWNYSDSFYTVIDISGRTVSNGQLIDYKVDTSLLSPGTYTLLLDSNSERKDMKFIK comes from the coding sequence ATGAAGAAAATTACATCACTTTTTAAAGTGTCATTATTATGCACTTTTATCCTATTCAGTTATTCGACTTTTTCGCAAGAAATTAGTTTAACCTCATTAGATCAGTTAGAAGATCCTGCTAATAGCGGAAAGACTATACTAGTCAATAAGAGTTTTAACTTATTTGGAAAAACGTTAAATATTGCTCCTGGAATTATTATAAAGCCTGCTGGTGGTATTTTTAAAAACGGAACTATTGCCGGAAGTGATTTTACCATCTCAACGGATAAAACGAATAGAACCTTTACCAATACTATTATTTTTAAGAACCTTTATAAAAAAACATTCTTTCCTGAGTGGTATGGTGCAAGAGGAGATGGTAGTACAGATGATTCAGAAGCTTTATTAAATACTTTTAAGACTTCCGAAAAAGTAGAATTAAGAAGATATAGAACTTATTTTTTAGGAACACCTGTTCTTATAGATCGACTAGGTATTATTCATATTGAAGGAAATAACGCGAAAATTATTACTGCTGGTTTTGCTAATAGTCCTGCTCTCCAATTTGATAATTTATTTTCTAAAGTATCTATTGAAAATCTTGAAATTGACGGTGAAGAAAACAGTGCTGGTGGTATTTGGGTAAGTAGTAGTTTTAATGGTAATAATTTGAAATTAAGCAATTTCTATAATGAGATAGATGCTGCTTACGGTATTCATTTTGAAATTAAATTCAAACCAGTAGATATTCTCCTTGAAAATTCTAACATTAACAATATAAAAGCTAAAAATAATAATGAAATAGGAGATGGACCAGGTACTGCTAGGGCAGTACGAGTTTATTGGCGAACATCAAGTCCTAATAGCAACGTAAGTATAAAAGATAATAAGCTTACTAATGTTATTGCAGAAGATGGTGATGTAATACAAATAGCTCAAAATAATCATCAATACATTAATTCTACTACTACTGTAATATCTGGCAATTATATAGCAAATGCCACCCGTAGATGGATTAAGGCTACTGCATCTAATGTTAAAATAATCAGTAATACCTTTAGGAATTTTGAAGAGGGTGATATTAATACCGCACCAGCCCGTGATAGGACTTATATGGTTGCATTTCAAATTTTTGAAGCAAAGAAGGTTGACTTAAGTAAAGAAGGTGATTATGTTCTGGGAGCATTATTTGAAAACAACAATGTTTTAATGGATTCGAATTGGGATTTTGGAAACGGAGGGGTTTTAGGACTTGATCGAACCAATGGAGCTATTATTCAGAAAAATACTTTTACTAACGGAAGAATTGTATGTAAATCTTTTAATCAAAATGCAAAGATTACCAAAAATAAACTTACCAACTCCAACTTTGATTTTGTTACGGTTAAAGATGAAGCTGATAGAGAAATAGTGTCACATATCTTTAACAATTTTAGAATTATTGAAAATCAACAAGGAATTATGGATTCCAGAAAAATAACAAGAAAAGTGAAATCTATTATAGGTTTTTCCAGGAAATCTATAATTGAAGATATGTTAGTAGAGGATAATACCATTACCGTTTATGATCAAGTCATCGACGATGATAATATAGCTTTTATGGTTTTGGATGATGGTTCTACTACAAATAAATTGCAGTTGATTAATAATACCTTAGATAAAAAATCAGTTAATAATTTAGCTACACAACCTACTTTTTTTCAAAGTAAAAATAATTTAGGTACTAACACACTTTTTGACAGTAACAAGTTAATCACTGAAGCAAACCGAACTGATGTAGGTATTAACTTAATAGCGGTAAAAGCTCCTTTTCCCTTTACCTTTAGAAACAATACCATAGAAGTAAAACCAAAAGATTCAGATGACTCCAGTATATTTTTAGAAATGTGTCCTAACGGCAAATGTCCAGTTACAAAAGCTTCTGATCCAACACTATCTAATTCTATTTCTAACAATGTAGTTGTCTTTCCGAATCCGGTAACTAATCTTTTACAAATACAGAACTGGAACTATTCAGATTCTTTTTATACTGTTATTGATATATCCGGAAGAACAGTATCAAACGGGCAATTAATAGATTATAAAGTTGATACCTCACTTCTTTCTCCCGGTACCTATACTTTATTGTTAGATTCTAATAGTGAACGGAAAGACATGAAGTTTATTAAGTAA
- a CDS encoding type III pantothenate kinase, whose protein sequence is MNLIIDSGNTRAKVAVFEKNTIIKQFIIPSQQLVETIHTEIIKKYPIDYGIISNVGFVSSKDIGELEKSVQLVTLNHTTKIPFLNLYKTPETLGVDRIALIAAASQQYPGKHTLVVDAGTCITYDFKNNKEEYLGGAIAPGITMRYKSLHQYTSKLPLLSKIEASLSIGASTEEAIHTGVSGHTALEIDAVIDQYCNNYPDLTVILTGGDAHFLSKRLKNSIFATSNFLLEGLNHILAFNNSQ, encoded by the coding sequence ATGAATTTAATTATTGATTCCGGAAATACCCGTGCCAAAGTAGCTGTATTTGAGAAAAATACCATAATAAAACAGTTCATCATACCCTCACAGCAACTTGTGGAAACCATACATACAGAAATCATTAAAAAATATCCAATAGATTATGGAATCATTTCCAATGTCGGATTTGTTTCTTCTAAAGATATAGGGGAATTAGAAAAGTCTGTTCAGCTAGTGACCCTAAACCATACGACTAAAATCCCTTTTCTTAATTTATACAAAACACCGGAAACCCTGGGTGTCGATAGAATCGCATTGATAGCTGCTGCCAGTCAGCAATATCCGGGTAAGCATACATTGGTTGTCGATGCAGGTACCTGTATCACCTACGATTTTAAAAATAATAAAGAAGAATATTTGGGGGGCGCTATTGCACCGGGAATCACCATGCGTTACAAAAGTTTACATCAATATACTTCAAAATTACCTTTACTAAGTAAAATCGAAGCCTCTTTATCCATAGGTGCCTCTACCGAAGAAGCGATACATACCGGAGTTTCAGGACATACCGCGCTCGAAATAGATGCGGTAATTGATCAATACTGCAACAACTATCCTGATTTAACAGTTATTTTAACCGGTGGAGATGCACATTTTTTGTCTAAGAGATTAAAAAATAGCATATTTGCCACCTCTAATTTTTTATTAGAAGGGTTAAACCATATTTTAGCTTTTAATAACAGTCAATGA
- a CDS encoding acyltransferase family protein gives MNRYLSTKIEAISFLLIVMIVYLHSYSIEIKYKTESEKLERGYNLFIQEFISNGLCRVALPIFFMISGYLLFINLRRFDFDIYHYKVKKRLRTILLPYFLWSLYGILLYLGLQSIPFAANFFTNQPIVEYSKEDFLYTLLINPISYPIWFLRDLFILVIIAPVLYYLLKYYGLKIIILLLLTWVFEIDLIIVKFKSLPFFAIGMWLAISEPNYLLRNLSKKSWLFTLSWILLLYIKTTVFYYRGNEDILLLIHKVSVIIGIISLWSLFDMLFLNRNIVSSRIYPLFKFAFFIFVFHEPILTIIKKGLYFILGYSQLKALMIYFIAPILTIIICLIVAVGLKKLSPKFYKILTGNR, from the coding sequence ATGAATCGATATCTAAGTACAAAAATCGAAGCAATATCCTTTCTTCTTATTGTAATGATTGTCTATCTTCATTCTTATAGTATTGAAATAAAATATAAAACTGAATCAGAAAAACTAGAAAGAGGGTATAATCTTTTTATTCAGGAGTTTATTAGTAATGGACTCTGTCGGGTAGCATTACCAATTTTTTTTATGATTTCAGGATATTTATTGTTTATAAACCTCAGAAGATTTGACTTCGATATTTACCATTATAAAGTTAAGAAAAGACTTCGAACAATATTATTACCGTACTTTTTATGGTCGTTATATGGTATTTTATTATATTTAGGATTACAATCAATTCCTTTTGCTGCTAACTTCTTTACGAATCAACCAATTGTAGAATATTCTAAAGAAGATTTTTTGTATACTCTATTAATAAATCCTATATCTTATCCTATTTGGTTTTTAAGAGACTTATTTATTTTAGTAATAATAGCTCCAGTCTTATATTATTTATTAAAATATTATGGATTAAAGATTATTATTTTACTATTATTAACCTGGGTTTTTGAGATAGATCTAATAATTGTAAAATTTAAATCTCTTCCTTTTTTTGCTATTGGAATGTGGTTGGCTATTTCTGAACCAAATTATCTTTTACGTAATTTAAGTAAAAAATCTTGGTTATTTACTTTAAGTTGGATATTACTACTTTATATAAAAACAACTGTTTTCTACTACAGAGGAAATGAAGATATACTATTACTAATACATAAGGTTAGTGTAATAATTGGTATCATATCATTATGGTCATTATTTGATATGCTTTTTTTAAACAGGAATATTGTTTCTAGTAGAATTTATCCTCTATTTAAATTCGCTTTTTTTATATTTGTATTTCATGAACCTATCTTGACTATTATAAAAAAAGGATTATACTTTATCCTGGGGTATTCTCAGTTAAAGGCACTAATGATCTATTTTATAGCGCCTATACTAACTATAATTATTTGTTTAATTGTTGCAGTAGGTTTAAAAAAATTATCTCCTAAATTTTATAAAATACTTACAGGAAACCGATAG
- the lptC gene encoding LPS export ABC transporter periplasmic protein LptC has protein sequence MRLKKTYTMCIVITLVMAMFFSCTKSNSTTNNGVGVTKDKAIAEAFEVQLKYTDSGRLTAILNADKILDFTNKEFAYWEFPDGIALDMIDIDGKVSTVTADYAISYQKTGLIDMQGNVDIKTADSTHLEAQQLYWDQNLSWVFTDQPYKSTLPDGTINNGNGFDANQNFTVLNSRINDGIMFVKE, from the coding sequence ATGAGGTTAAAAAAAACATACACTATGTGCATCGTCATTACTTTGGTAATGGCGATGTTTTTTTCTTGTACTAAATCTAATAGTACGACTAATAATGGAGTAGGTGTAACTAAAGACAAAGCAATTGCAGAGGCTTTTGAAGTTCAGTTAAAGTATACCGATTCCGGTAGGCTTACCGCCATACTGAATGCAGATAAAATACTTGATTTTACTAATAAAGAATTTGCCTACTGGGAATTTCCTGATGGCATTGCGCTCGATATGATCGATATAGATGGTAAAGTAAGTACGGTAACCGCGGATTATGCCATTTCATACCAGAAAACCGGTTTAATAGACATGCAGGGCAACGTGGATATTAAAACTGCGGATAGCACCCATCTGGAAGCCCAACAATTGTACTGGGATCAGAATTTAAGCTGGGTTTTTACCGATCAACCTTATAAAAGTACCTTGCCTGATGGAACTATAAATAACGGAAACGGGTTTGATGCCAATCAGAATTTTACCGTTTTAAATTCCCGAATTAACGACGGAATTATGTTTGTAAAAGAGTAA